A stretch of Bos indicus x Bos taurus breed Angus x Brahman F1 hybrid chromosome 17, Bos_hybrid_MaternalHap_v2.0, whole genome shotgun sequence DNA encodes these proteins:
- the SLC7A4 gene encoding cationic amino acid transporter 4 yields MAPGRPCAAGLARFCQKLKRRKLLADSSMATSLQRCLSALDLTLLGVGSMVGSGLYVLTGVVAKEVTGPAVTVSFVVAAVASLMAALCYAEFGARVPRTGSAYLFTYVSMGELWAFLIGWNLVLEYVIASAAVARAWSGYLDAMFDHRIQNFTEAHLGVWQVPFLARSPDWLAAGIILLASAFVSCGARVSSWLNHTLSAVSMIVILFIVVLGFILARPSNWGEAEGGFAPFGFSGVMSGTATCFYAFVGFDVIAASSEEARDPKRAVPLAIALSLGLAATAYILVSAVLTLMIPWHSLNPNSALADAFYQRGYSWAGYLVATGSICAMTTVQLSGLFCLPRIIYAMAADGLFFEMFAYVHPRTQVPLLGILAFGALTAVVTLLLDLDALVQFLSIGTLLAYTFVAISVLVLRFQTASQSRSPSLAGSGPKAKEYSSFSDHLELVGAGHGPEPGRLRPALRPYLGFLDRGSPGAAVRGAVCGLVVSAIALGCVLMLGHSVLRLPLWGFLLLLLCSSVTFLLSLLVLGAHQQQRLKDTFQMPLVPLIPALSIVLNFCLMLKLSYLTWVRFTIWLLIGLLVYFGYGIWHSKENWREPPGLVTARYVAFSDGRVEETVRDPGQAPAQGPGSP; encoded by the exons ATGGCTCCGGGACGGCCCTGCGCTGCCGGCCTGGCACGCTTCTGCCAGAAGCTGAAGCGGCGGAAGCTGCTGGCGGACAGCAGCATGGCGACGTCGCTGCAGCGCTGCCTGTCCGCGCTGGACTTGACCCTGCTGGGGGTGGGCTCCATGGTGGGCTCCGGCCTCTACGTGCTCACGGGCGTCGTGGCCAAGGAGGTCACGGGCCCTGCCGTGACCGTGTCCTTCGTCGTGGCCGCCGTGGCCTCCCTGATGGCGGCCCTGTGCTACGCGGAGTTCGGGGCCCGTGTGCCCCGCACGGGCTCTGCCTACCTGTTCACCTACGTGTCCATGGGAGAGCTGTGGGCCTTCCTCATCGGCTGGAACCTCGTGCTTGAGTACGTCATCGCCAGTGCCGCCGTGGCCCGCGCCTGGAGCGGCTACCTGGACGCCATGTTCGACCACCGTATCCAGAACTTCACCGAGGCCCACCTGGGTGTCTGGCAGGTGCCCTTCCTGGCCAGAAGTCCAGACTGGCTGGCTGCAGGCATCATCCTTCTGGCCTCTGCCTTCGTCTCCTGCGGGGCCCGCGTCTCTTCCTGGCTCAACCACACCCTGTCGGCCGTCAGCATGATTGTCATCCTCTTCATCGTTGTCCTGGGCTTTATCCTCGCCCGGCCCAGCAACTGGGGCGAGGCGGAGGGCGGCTTTGCACCCTTCGGCTTCTCCGGCGTCATGTCTGGCACGGCGACCTGTTTCTACGCCTTTGTGGGCTTCGACGTCATTGCCGCCTCCAGCGAGGAGGCCCGGGACCCGAAGCGCGCTGTGCCCCTGGCCATCGCCCTGTCGCTCGGGCTGGCGGCCACCGCCTACATCCTGGTCTCTGCCGTGCTCACCCTCATGATCCCCTGGCACAGTCTGAACCCTAACTCTGCGCTCGCCGACGCCTTCTACCAACGGGGCTACAGCTGGGCCGGCTACCTCGTGGCAACTGGCTCCATCTGCG CCATGACCACCGTCCAGCTCAGTGGCCTCTTTTGCCTGCCGCGTATCATCTACGCCATGGCCGCCGACGGGCTGTTCTTTGAGATGTTTGCCTACGTACACCCCCGGACGCAGGTGCCTCTGCTGGGCATCCTGGCGTTCGGGGCCCTCACGGCCGTGGTGACGCTGCTGCTGGACCTCGACGCCCTGGTGCAGTTCCTGTCCATCGGCACCCTGCTGGCCTACACCTTCGTGGCCATCAGCGTGCTTGTGCTGCGGTTCCAGACGGCCTCTCAGTCCCGCTCGCCCAGCCTGGCCGGCTCCGGCCCGAAGGCCAAGGAGTACAGCTCCTTCTCTGACCACTTGGAGCTGGTGGGCGCAGGGCACGGCCCCGAGCCGGGGCGGCTGCGGCCAGCCCTGAGGCCCTACCTGGGCTTCCTGGACAGGGGCAGCCCCGGCGCGGCCGTGCGCGGGGCCGTCTGCGGGCTGGTGGTCTCCGCCATCGCCCTGGGCTGCGTGCTGATGCTCGGGCACTCGGTCCTACGCCTCCCCCTCTGGggcttcctcctgctgctgctgtgcagCAGCGTCACGTTTCTGCTCAGTCTCCTCGTCCTGGGGGCCCACCAGCAGCAACGCCTGAAGGACACCTTCCAG ATGCCCCTGGTGCCCCTGATTCCAGCTCTGAGCATCGTCCTCAACTTCTGcctcatgctgaagctgagctACCTGACCTGGGTGCGCTTCACCATCTGGCTGCTGATag GACTCTTGGTGTATTTCGGCTACGGCATCTGGCACAGCAAGGAGAACTGGCGGGAGCCGCCGGGGCTGGTCACCGCCCGCTACGTAGCTTTCTCCGACGGCAGGGTGGAGGAGACGGTGCGGGACCCCGGCCAGGCGCCGGCCCAGGGGCCTGGCAGTCCGTGA